ACGACGCGGGAATGGCCTACGGAGACAAACGCATCGGCGCCGTCCATCGCGGCGAGATCGACGCGATCTTCGACGAAGGCGCCAGCGCCTGGGGTAACATGGCGTTGGAGTTGGGCATGACGTTTCTGTCGTTGGACGAAACGATTTTGCAGCGCTTGGAAGCGGTCGGCCTGCGCCGCGGCACGATTGAGAAAAAAAGCTTTCCCAAACTCAGCGCCGACGTGGCCACGTTAGATTTCAGCGGCTGGCCGATTTACACGCTGGAATCGACACCCGACAAGCTAGTAAAAGATTTTTGCCGCGCGCTAGACGAAAGCAAAGAACGGATTCCCTGGGCCAAAGATGAACCGTTGCCGATGAAACAGATCGTCCGCGACAGCGAGGAAGGTCATCTCGAAGTGCCGCTTCATCCCGCCGCCGAGCAGTATTGGCGCGAGCAGGGTTACTTGGATTGATCACAAATAAAAAGGCGAGGACGCGACAGTGTTGCCGGCGCCCTCGCCTTACTCGCGCAAGAGCGTGACTTCAGTCAGCTAGTTCTTCAGCGACACCGTGCGCAGATACGGTTTGTGCGTCTTGAAACCCTGGGGATATTTCTTCTTGGCATCTTCGTCCGACACCGCCGTCGGAATGATCACGTCGTCGCCCGGCTTCCAATTGACCGGTGTCGCCACGCTGGCTTTAGCGCTGAGCTGGAGCGAATCGAGCAAGCGCAGCACCTCGTCAAAGTTGCGGCCTGAGGTCATCGGATAGATCAGCATCGCTTTGACCTTCTTGTCCGGCCCGATCATGAACACCGTGCGTACGGTCTGATTGTCCGCCGGCGTGCGCTTGCCCGGCGTCTCGCTCGCTTGCAGCATATCGTAAAGCTTGGCGACGTTGAGGTCGGCATCGCCGATGATCGGAAAATTCGGCGCGTGGCCTTGGGTCTCCTGAATGTCCTTGGCCCAGTTGTTATGGTCGGTCACCGCATCCGCGCTCAAGCCGATCGCCTTGCAGTTGCGCTTGTCGAATTCCGGTTTCAATTTGGCGACGTAGCCCAGCTCCGTGGTGCACACCGGCGTGAAGTCCTTGGGATGGGAAAACAAAATCGCCCAGCTGTCGCCGATCCATTGATGAAAATCGATTTTGCCTTGCGAGGTCTCCGCCGTGAAA
The sequence above is a segment of the Deltaproteobacteria bacterium genome. Coding sequences within it:
- a CDS encoding peroxiredoxin produces the protein MALRINDIAPNFTAETSQGKIDFHQWIGDSWAILFSHPKDFTPVCTTELGYVAKLKPEFDKRNCKAIGLSADAVTDHNNWAKDIQETQGHAPNFPIIGDADLNVAKLYDMLQASETPGKRTPADNQTVRTVFMIGPDKKVKAMLIYPMTSGRNFDEVLRLLDSLQLSAKASVATPVNWKPGDDVIIPTAVSDEDAKKKYPQGFKTHKPYLRTVSLKN